A DNA window from Mya arenaria isolate MELC-2E11 chromosome 17, ASM2691426v1 contains the following coding sequences:
- the LOC128222779 gene encoding uncharacterized protein LOC128222779, with product MVFDCTLKGRTLRWLTFGLLLLCICLTFILLGMVLGWYFKHRTPLPFESNKHCLACDDLQPRLYNSLATDKDINALRQRLNTSQCCGAFSNVMQLLIKKEVSLQFYQTSTSDSNIIGESFIKDCDLEVDIKSPKAKLVGVVNSVPSFLVQGHSKLRWNKNSRTFTANNCIHLELEGEIFIKTPGYYMVSSTLNINATRSNNTATFSHNVNIFSHKFGTTGVLMQRQRSIKESGNGVFTSYMSAVFKLHMYDRISVSVSHPDYIAIDSSTDNFIAYYTYDFY from the exons atggtATTTGACTGCACGTTAAAAGGAAGGACATTGAGATGGCTTACGTTTGGATTGCTGCTCTTATGTATTTGCCTGACATTCATTCTCCTCGGTATGGTTTTGGGATGGTATTTTAAACATCGGACCCCTTTACCATTCGAGTCCAACAAGCACTGTTTGGCATGCGATGACCTCCAACCACGGCTATATAACTCTCTAGCCACAGATAAAGACATAAATGCACTAAGGCAAAGACTTAACACTTCACAATGTTGCGGCGCTTTCAGCAATGTTATGCAGCTTCTAATTAAAAAG GAAGTTTCATTGCAGTTCTACCAGACCAGCACATCAGATTCAA aTATTATTGGGGAATCGTTTATCAAAGACTGTGATTTGGAAGTCGACATCAAATCACCAAAAGCTAAACTGGTCGGCGTTGTAAATAGCGTTCCAAGTTTTTTAGTTCAAG GCCATTCAAAACTTCGATGGAATAAAAACAGTCGCACCTTCACTGCGAACAACTGCATTCATCTTGAACTTGAAGGGGAAATCTTCATCAAAACACCAGGCTACTATATGGTATCTTCAACGCTAAATATTAATGCCACGAGAAGTAACAATACAGCAACATTCAGTCACAATGTCAACATATTCTCTCATAAATTTGGAACAACTGGTGTACTTATGCAGCGGCAACGATCCATCAAAGAATCAGGCAACGGTGTTTTTACAAGTTATATGTCTGCGGTTTTTAAGCTACATATGTATGATAGGATATCTGTTTCAGTCAGCCACCCAGACTATATAGCTATCGACTCATCAACTGACAATTTCATTGCATACTATACGTATGATTTTTACTAA